A genomic region of Oryza glaberrima chromosome 1, OglaRS2, whole genome shotgun sequence contains the following coding sequences:
- the LOC127785851 gene encoding mitogen-activated protein kinase 16: MPAPIAPPLCPLALSASPTATTGSGAAPESGGGGRSGIRRGSAATEGHTGAQQGRALGAMDAKKGSGEPEFFSEYGDASRYEVTEVVGKGSYGVVAAAVDTHTGGRVAIKKINDVFEHISDATRILREIKLLRLLRHPDIVEIKHIMLPPSRREFRDIYIIFELMESDLHQVIKANDDLTPEHHQFFLYQLLRGMKYIHAASVFHRDLKPKNILANADCKVKICDFGLARVSFDDTPSAIFWTDYVATRWYRAPELCGSFFSKYTPAIDIWSVGCIFAEMLMGKPLFPGKNVVHQLDLMTDLLGSPSGETISRIRNEKARRYLGNMRKKPRVPFSQKFPGADPMALHLLERLLAFDPKDRPTAAEALTDPYFTGLANSEREPIAQPISKLEFEFERRKLAKDDVRELIYREILEYHPQMMQKYLRGGDQSNFLYPSGVDRFKRQFAHLEEGVSQGDKTSPQLRQHVSLPRERVVRNGDEPDPTADYCIKLHVGEQPGHSSVTDGLNKPLLSARNFLKSESIGASQCVVIKEKREKDEESMSEYMNEAADGVPHKIAQLKT; this comes from the exons ATGCCCGCTCCCATCGCACCTCCCCTCTGCCCCCTCGCCTTATCCGCATCCCCAACCGCCACTACAGGCAGCGGCGCAGCACCAgagagcggaggcggcgggaggagcgggATTCGGAGGGGGAGCGCGGCCACGGAGGGGCACACGGGGGCGCAACAGGGTCGGGCGCTCGGCGCCATGGATGCTAAGAAG GGCTCGGGGGAGCCGGAGTTCTTCAGCGAGTACGGCGATGCGAGCCGGTACGAGGTCACCGAGGTGGTCGGCAAGGGCAGCTACGgcgtggtggccgccgccgtcgacactCACACCGGCGGGCGCGTCGCCATCAAGAAGATCAACGACGTCTTCGAGCACATCTCCGACGCCACCCGCATCCTCCGCGAGATCAAGCTACTCCGCCTCCTGCGCCACCCGGACATCGTCGAGATCAAGCACATCATGCTCCCACCCTCCCGCCGCGAGTTTCGCGACATTTACATTATCTTCGAACTCATGGAGTCCGATCTCCACCAGGTCATCAAGGCCAACGACGACCTCACCCCCGAGCACCACCAGTTCTTCCTCTACCAGCTGCTTCGTGGGATGAAGTACATTCATGCCGCCAGCGTCTTCCACCGGGACCTCAAGCCCAAGAACATTCTTGCCAATGCTGATTGCAAGGTCAAGATTTGTGACTTCGGCCTTGCTCGAGTGTCCTTCGACGACACTCCGTCCGCGATATTCTGGACG GATTACGTGGCAACAAGATGGTATCGCGCTCCAGAGTTGTGCGGCTCTTTCTTTTCAAAG TACACTCCTGCAATTGATATTTGGAGCGTCGGTTGTATATTTGCTGAAATGCTTATGGGAAAGCCACTTTTTCCTGGAAAGAATGTGGTACATCAATTGGATCTCATGACCGACTTACTTGGCTCTCCTTCAGGAGAAACTATTTCCAGG ATTCGGAATGAGAAAGCTCGACGATATTTGGGCAACATGAGAAAAAAGCCTCGAGTGCCTTTTTCTCAGAAATTTCCTGGTGCAGACCCAATGGCTCTCCATTTGCTTGAACGGTTACTTGCTTTTGATCCCAAGGATCGGCCAACTGCTGCAGAG GCCTTAACAGATCCATACTTTACTGGATTGGCAAATTCGGAACGTGAACCCATAGCACAACCCATCTCAAAACTCGAGTTTGAGTTTGAGAGAAGGAAGCTAGCAAAAGATGATGTCCGGGAATTAATTTACAGAGAG ATATTAGAGTACCATCCTCAGATGATGCAGAAATATCTTCGTGGTGGGGATCAGTCAAACTTTTTGTACCCCAG TGGGGTGGATCGTTTTAAGAGGCAATTTGCTCATCTAGAAGAAGGTGTTTCTCAGGGTGACAAGACTAGCCCGCAGCTAAGGCAGCATGTTTCTTTACCAAG GGAAAGAGTTGTTAGGAATGGTGATGAACCTGATCCAACTGCAGATTACTGCATAAAGTTGCATGTAGGTGAGCAACCGGGGCACTCATCAGTGACAGATGGACTGAACAAGCCACTCTTAAGTGCTCGTAACTTCCTGAAGAGCGAAAGCATCGGTGCTTCCCAGTGTGTTGTCATAAAAGAAAAGCGAGAAAAAGAT GAAGAATCTATGTCAGAATATATGAATGAAGCAGCTGATGGGGTGCCGCATAAGATTGCTCAATTGAAAACATAA
- the LOC127765180 gene encoding oleosin-like, with protein sequence MADRPPAARAALPRPPRPLRGQAHTDLPLRRRIQHHAYDSARLVGFLALAVTLAALLVLAGVTLTVAFVALVVLSPLLLLTSPLWVPMAAAVFVSGAASIIGWCLAVGAVAAGTWAYRYFTGRHRRPVGAHRVYYDVGAGTASGWMGYYAREYGARPRVHVKDAAPGA encoded by the coding sequence ATGGCAGACCGACCACCCGCCGCGCGCGCAGCCTTACCCCGTCCGCCCCGGCCGCTGCGCGGCCAAGCGCACACGGACCTCCCGCTCCGCCGGCGCATCCAGCATCACGCGTACGACTCGGCGAGGCTCGTCGGTTTCCTCGCCCTGGCTGTCACCCTCGCGGCGCTCCTTGTCCTCGCGGGCGTCACGCTCACCGTCGCCTTCGTCGCGCTTGTCGTCCTCAGCCCGCTCCTGCTCCTCACCAGCCCTCTCTGGGTGCCGATGGCCGCCGCGGTCTTCGTCTCCGGGGCCGCCTCGATCATCGGCTGGTGCCTCGCcgtgggcgcggtggcggccggcacGTGGGCGTACCGGTACTTCACGGGGCGGCATCGTCGACCCGTGGGCGCGCACCGGGTGTACTACGACGTCGGCGCGGGCACCGCGAGCGGCTGGATGGGCTACTACGCGCGGGAGTACGGCGCGCGCCCCCGCGTCCACGTGAAGGACGCTGCTCCCGGGGCGTAG
- the LOC127763047 gene encoding uncharacterized protein LOC127763047, which produces MVITALQLLPPILGLPATARNGYAVRRPRMMTVTCCRHNQATTVHESRLTSSLSRRDALSYMSSAFIATLLVAGPAEARTSRQENKRKLREKLEKLREKALGPDDKNGAIRKKESLANLLIPPKLVEATI; this is translated from the exons ATGGTAATCACGGCTCTGCAGCTTCTCCCTCCAATCCTTGGccttccggcgacggcgagaaaTGGCTACGCCGTCAGAAGGCCACGGATGATGACTGTGACTTGCTGCAGGCACAACCAG GCAACCACTGTACATGAATCAAGGCTAACAAGCAGTTTATCCCGTAGAGATGCACTGTCATACATGTCGTCTGCGTTCATAGCAACGCTTCTGGTGGCTGGTCCTGCAGAAGCAAGAACCTCCAGGCAAGAGAACAAGAGAAAATTAAgggagaagctggagaagctccGGGAGAAGGCACTAGGCCCAGATGATAAAAATGGAGCCATCCGTAAGAAGGAATCTTTGGCGAACTTGTTGATTCCTCCTAAATTGGTCGAGGCTACCATTTGA
- the LOC127760420 gene encoding uncharacterized protein LOC127760420: protein MAYVPVCVQCGTHSNPCRCKVLGPTLGFVAFVVAGVVEWPLGAFVYLFRHRKGRRIMGHPANVVYPRITSAIPI from the coding sequence aTGGCTTACGTGCCGGTGTGCGTGCAGTGCGGGACGCACAGCAACCCGTGCAGGTGCAAGGTGCTCGGCCCGACGCTGGGTTTCGTGGCGTTCGTGGTGGCCGGCGTCGTGGAGTGGCCGCTCGGCGCGTTCGTGTACCTGTTCCGCCACCGCAAGGGTCGCCGCATCATGGGGCACCCGGCCAACGTCGTCTACCCGCGGATCACCAGCGCGATCCCCATCTAA
- the LOC127770394 gene encoding uncharacterized protein LOC127770394 yields MSLLLSVLIDRVQPVAVQEASEAARRSGGRRRRSAAARRRSRRRQRSSSTGATGAQRAAGWRGGRPERVAGRQPVAAAGRWRCSRSGRRWTSPFGKPSSRAPSRRKSPGSSRRWGYKRSTKDGRAGHGDGKT; encoded by the exons ATGTCGCTGCTCCTCTCCGTGCTCATCGACCGCGTGCAGCCGGTGGCGGTGCAGGAGGCGAGCGAAGCAGCCAGGCGGAGTGGggggcgccgtcgccgatcagcagccgctcgtcgccggagtAGGCGACGGCAAAGGAGCAGCTCAACGGGAGCTACTGGAGCACAACGGGCTGCTGGGTGGCGAGGAGGGCGACCGGAGCGGGTCGCCGGCAGGCAACCGGTGGCCGCGGCAGGACGCTGGCGCTGCTCAAGATCCGGTCGGAGATGGACGTCGCCTTTCGGGAAGCCGTCCTCAAGGGCCCCCTCTAGGAGGAAGTCTCCag GAAGCTCGCGGAGATGGGGGTACAAGAGGAGCACCAAGGACGGCCGcgccggccacggcgacggcaAGACCTAG
- the LOC127768771 gene encoding extensin-2-like, whose product MMRRPAPVLVLAILAVAASTAAAAAIEGEVKCGGCSPCGGADCPVLYPSPPPPALPPPPPYYYYSPPPPAYYPGSYCPPPPAAYVQFGGGAQSGRGPLYPQDPGFMPSSAPSSHGSRAVRLFTACAAFASLWFLW is encoded by the coding sequence ATGATGCGGCGTCCGGCGCCGGTGCTCGTGCTGGCGATCCTTGCCgtcgcggcgtcgacggcggcggccgcggcgatcGAGGGAGAGGTCAAGTGCGGTGGGTGCTCGCCGTGCGGCGGCGCTGACTGCCCGGTGCTGTAcccgtcgccgcccccgccggcgctccctccaccaccgccgtaCTACTACTACAGCCCTCCGCCTCCGGCGTATTACCCCGGGTCAtactgcccgccgccgccagcggcgtACGTCCAGTTCGGCGGGGGCGCGCAGTCCGGCAGAGGGCCTCTGTACCCGCAGGACCCCGGGTTCATGCCGTCGAGCGCACCGTCGTCGCACGGGAGCCGCGCCGTACGTCTGTTCACGGCGTGTGCTGCGTTCGCCAGCCTATGGTTCCTATGGTGA
- the LOC127759966 gene encoding uncharacterized protein LOC127759966 — protein sequence MAAAVEEAFPIGFTKGIRSYWRSRKYHRVDSSAAGRGTSNLVRLGGGSGSGSDGGAWAMRLGGMFRTRVKAAAPAATTTAVAKVPARVLGRVRDAYVDAMVGVAKKQAAAALSQPGAGTTEALWQKRVPVRRSRGQSKKQLRQKADELGQRLVMEMYKSVLASRDLSSILQASRAQ from the coding sequence ATGGCGGCAGCCGTAGAGGAGGCCTTCCCGATCGGGTTCACGAAGGGGATACGGTCCTACTGGCGAAGCCGCAAGTACCATCGCGTGGACAGCAGCGCGGCGGGCCGCGGCACGAGCAACCTGGTGCGGCTCGGGGGCggaagcggcagcggcagcgacggcggggcgTGGGCCATGCGGCTGGGAGGCATGTTCCGCACGCGCGtcaaggcggcggcgcccgcggcgacgacgaccgccgtGGCGAAGGTACCCGCGCGCGTGCTGGGGCGGGTACGGGACGCGTACGTGGACGCCATGGTCGGCGTGGCCAAGAAgcaggcggccgcggcgctgTCGCAGCCGGGAGCCGGGACGACGGAGGCGCTGTGGCAGAAGCGCGTGCCGGTACGACGGTCGCGCGGGCAGAGCAAGAAGCAGCTGCGGCAGAAGGCGGACGAGCTCGGGCAGAGGCTGGTCATGGAGATGTACAAGTCCGTCCTCGCGTCGAGGGACCTCTCCAGCATTCTCCAGGCATCAAGGGCGCAATAG
- the LOC127767561 gene encoding zinc finger CCCH domain-containing protein 9 isoform X1: MQEALVSPVRSTLELKPFNFGDQRLASSPRYLPSGDDALYRCSSPFSPSFGFSSPSPLATSVSLSPSSSASLVDDGDDGGAAADATGQRLQLARLALQYQEVADRYELCLSHLAEAAEEAAALRLENAELRVTNSDLALRLALLSGKHTAAVAVADEIRRLRLGEQKVAAATKERTPEKLAVLPKSISVRSTSYLKLNQQSQAATATSAAPNRKPRTSSNPTNPPNSQRAYDGGKKGDEQKAQPADSGAELEVYNQGMFKTELCNKWEETGDCPYGDQCQFAHGVAELRPVIRHPRYKTAVCRMVLAGDVCPYGHRCHFRHSLTPAERLLLRS, encoded by the exons ATGCAGGAAGCGCTTGTCTCCCCGGTGCGCTCGACATTGGAGCTCAAGCCGTTCAACTTCGGAGACCAGCGGCTCGCGTCCTCACCGCGCTACCTCCccagcggcgacgacgccctGTACCGCTGCTCCTCCCCCTTCAGCCCCAGCTTCGggttctcctcgccgtcgccgctagcCACCTCCGTCTCGctctcgccgtcctcctccgcctccctcgtcgatgacggcgacgacggaggagcggccgccgacgccacggGGCAGCGGCTCCAGCTCGCGCGCCTCGCGCTGCAGTACCAGGAGGTGGCCGACCGCTACGAGCTTTGCCTCTCCCACCTCGCCGAGGCCgccgaagaggcggcggcgctccgtcTTGAGAACGCCGAGCTCCGCGTCACCAACAGCGACCTCGCCCTCCGTCTCGCGCTGCTCAGCGGGAAGCataccgccgccgtcgccgtcgccgacgagatCCGTCGGCTCCGCCTCGGCGAGCAGAAGGTCGCGGCCGCCACCAAGGAGCGCACGCCCGAGAAGCTCGCCGTGCTGCCGAAGAGCATCTCCGTGCGGTCCACAAGCTACCTCAAGCTGAACCAGCAATCccaggccgccaccgccacttcGGCGGCCCCCAACCGCAAGCCCCGCACGTCGTCGAACCCAACCAACCCCCCGAACTCG CAGCGCGCGTACGACGGCGGCAAGAAAGGCGACGAGCAGAAGGCGCAACCCGCGGACAGCGGCGCGGAGCTGGAGGTGTACAACCAGGGCATGTTCAAGACGGAGCTGTGCAACAAGTGGGAGGAGACGGGAGACTGCCCCTACGGCGACCAGTGCCAGTTCGCGCACGgcgtcgccgagctccgcccCGTCATCCGCCACCCTCGCTACAAGACCGCGGTGTGCCGCAtggtgctcgccggcgacgtctgCCCCTACGGCCACCGTTGCCACTTCCGCCACTCGCTCACCCCCGCCgaacgcctcctcctccgatccTAG
- the LOC127767561 gene encoding zinc finger CCCH domain-containing protein 9 isoform X2: MQEALVSPVRSTLELKPFNFGDQRLASSPRYLPSGDDALYRCSSPFSPSFGFSSPSPLATSVSLSPSSSASLVDDGDDGGAAADATGQRLQLARLALQYQEVADRYELCLSHLAEAAEEAAALRLENAELRVTNSDLALRLALLSGKHTAAVAVADEIRRLRLGEQKVAAATKERTPEKLAVLPKSISVRSTSYLKLNQQSQAATATSAAPNRKPRTSSNPTNPPNSRAYDGGKKGDEQKAQPADSGAELEVYNQGMFKTELCNKWEETGDCPYGDQCQFAHGVAELRPVIRHPRYKTAVCRMVLAGDVCPYGHRCHFRHSLTPAERLLLRS; this comes from the exons ATGCAGGAAGCGCTTGTCTCCCCGGTGCGCTCGACATTGGAGCTCAAGCCGTTCAACTTCGGAGACCAGCGGCTCGCGTCCTCACCGCGCTACCTCCccagcggcgacgacgccctGTACCGCTGCTCCTCCCCCTTCAGCCCCAGCTTCGggttctcctcgccgtcgccgctagcCACCTCCGTCTCGctctcgccgtcctcctccgcctccctcgtcgatgacggcgacgacggaggagcggccgccgacgccacggGGCAGCGGCTCCAGCTCGCGCGCCTCGCGCTGCAGTACCAGGAGGTGGCCGACCGCTACGAGCTTTGCCTCTCCCACCTCGCCGAGGCCgccgaagaggcggcggcgctccgtcTTGAGAACGCCGAGCTCCGCGTCACCAACAGCGACCTCGCCCTCCGTCTCGCGCTGCTCAGCGGGAAGCataccgccgccgtcgccgtcgccgacgagatCCGTCGGCTCCGCCTCGGCGAGCAGAAGGTCGCGGCCGCCACCAAGGAGCGCACGCCCGAGAAGCTCGCCGTGCTGCCGAAGAGCATCTCCGTGCGGTCCACAAGCTACCTCAAGCTGAACCAGCAATCccaggccgccaccgccacttcGGCGGCCCCCAACCGCAAGCCCCGCACGTCGTCGAACCCAACCAACCCCCCGAACTCG CGCGCGTACGACGGCGGCAAGAAAGGCGACGAGCAGAAGGCGCAACCCGCGGACAGCGGCGCGGAGCTGGAGGTGTACAACCAGGGCATGTTCAAGACGGAGCTGTGCAACAAGTGGGAGGAGACGGGAGACTGCCCCTACGGCGACCAGTGCCAGTTCGCGCACGgcgtcgccgagctccgcccCGTCATCCGCCACCCTCGCTACAAGACCGCGGTGTGCCGCAtggtgctcgccggcgacgtctgCCCCTACGGCCACCGTTGCCACTTCCGCCACTCGCTCACCCCCGCCgaacgcctcctcctccgatccTAG